The following coding sequences are from one Mastomys coucha isolate ucsf_1 unplaced genomic scaffold, UCSF_Mcou_1 pScaffold9, whole genome shotgun sequence window:
- the Amer2 gene encoding APC membrane recruitment protein 2 isoform X1, protein METGWSRGGGGAAVSERGGARAGVCRRQEQAGALAADMDSHCECAAETPAAEPPSGKINKAAFKLFKKRKSGGTMPSIFGVKNKGDGKSSGPAGMVRSRTHDGLAEVLVLEGSKKEEPPGGSDHSGARPIPGPPKASGPGLGSLASSSVAKSHSFFSLLKKNGRSETGKGDQAEASKAGGKQKRGLKGIFSSMRWHRRDKRGKEEEEKAARAAGPGSLVLPGSLTASLECVKEEPPRAARRPDSPGQDAPRQAAGEPAGGEQAPASAERAPERTCLEAASPTGPGDQSSRGEDAEGHRRAEKPGAALESGAGEVQAAEDASRTGDVPIKTVPLVDSEGGSGRASAVPDPSSVDPPSDPSADRICLMFSDVTSLKSFDSLTGCGDIIADPEEEAGPSCDKHAPGPGKPVLSKKNPSVVAYQGGGEEMASPDEVDDTYLPEFWDMLSQTEDQGQGTQEGAAKAATASDTKLPPETSNDARCGEAAKDVSSVKRRRLHRIPNESQQKEEPKHPEKEHQEGVPNSDEGYWDSTTPGPEEESINNSSSSKKVVVPRDSNSGDALCDLYVEPETSPATLPATEDPPCLSRLKPVSPGTITCPLRTPGSLLKDSKIPISIKHLSNLPSSHPVVHQQPARSEVPRTKIPVSKVLVRRVSNRGLAGTTIRAAACHDSAKKL, encoded by the coding sequence ATGGAGACAGGCTGgagccgcggcggcggcggcgcggctGTCAGCGAGCGCGGCGGCGCGCGCGCGGGGGtctgcaggaggcaggagcaggccgGGGCCCTCGCTGCAGACATGGACTCGCATTGTGAGTGCGCCGCGGAGACGCCCGCCGCAGAGCCGCCGTCGGGGAAGATCAATAAGGCTGCGTTCAAGTTATTCAAGAAGAGGAAATCGGGGGGCACCATGCCTAGCATTTTTGGGGTCAAAAACAAAGGGGATGGGAAGAGCTCGGGGCCGGCGGGGATGGTGAGAAGCAGGACCCACGACGGACTAGCCGAGGTGCTGGTGCTAGAGGGCAGCAAGAAGGAGGAGCCGCCGGGCGGGAGCGATCACAGCGGGGCCCGGCCGATCCCCGGACCCCCCAAAGCCTCCGGGCCTGGCCTGGGCTCCCTGGCCAGTAGCTCGGTGGCCAAGTCCCACAGCTTCTTCTCCCTGCTGAAAAAGAACGGGCGATCAGAGACCGGCAAGGGAGACCAAGCCGAGGCAAGCAAGGCTGGCGGCAAACAAAAGAGGGGGTTGAAAGGGATCTTCAGCAGCATGCGCTGGCACCGGAGGGACAAGCGcggcaaggaggaggaggagaaggcggCGCGCGCGGCGGGCCCGGGCAGCCTGGTCCTGCCCGGCTCGCTCACCGCCAGCCTGGAGTGCGTCAAGGAGGAGCCGCCCCGAGCCGCGCGCCGTCCGGACAGCCCGGGCCAGGACGCCCCGCGACAAGCAGCAGGTGAGCCCGCAGGGGGAGAGCAGGCGCCCGCGTCCGCCGAGCGCGCCCCGGAGCGGACCTGCCTCGAGGCCGCGAGCCCCACCGGCCCTGGCGATCAAAGCTCCCGGGGAGAGGACGCCGAGGGGCATCGGCGCGCGGAGAAGCCCGGGGCAGCCCTCGAGTCGGGAGCCGGTGAGGTCCAGGCGGCCGAGGATGCGTCCAGGACAGGTGACGTTCCGATAAAGACCGTCCCCCTTGTCGACTCCGAAGGTGGCAGCGGCCGGGCGTCTGCTGTCCCTGACCCTTCCTCTGTTGATCCACCCTCAGACCCGTCGGCAGATCGTATTTGTTTGATGTTTTCTGACGTGACTTCACTGAAAAGCTTTGACTCTCTTACAGGCTGTGGAGATATTATTGCAGACCCAGAAGAAGAGGCAGGCCCCAGCTGTGACAAGCATGCCCCCGGGCCAGGCAAGCCAGTTCTCTCTAAAAAGAACCCCAGCGTGGTGGCCTAccaaggaggaggggaggagatggCCAGCCCGGATGAGGTGGACGACACCTATCTCCCGGAATTCTGGGACATGTTGTCCCAGACGGAGGACCAAGGGCAAGGAACCCAAGAGGGCGCAGCGAAGGCAGCCACTGCTTCGGACACCAAGTTGCCCCCTGAGACCTCCAATGATGCTCGGTGTGGGGAAGCAGCCAAGGATGTGTCCTCGGTCAAGCGTAGGAGGCTCCACAGGATTCCCAATGAGTCCCAGCAGAAGGAGGAGCCCAAACATCCGGAGAAGGAGCATCAAGAAGGTGTCCCTAACAGTGATGAGGGCTACTGGGACTCCACCACTCCTGGCCCAGAAGAAGAGAGcatcaacaacagcagcagcagcaagaaggtGGTCGTCCCCAGGGATAGCAACAGTGGTGATGCCCTCTGCGATCTCTACGTTGAACCTGAAACAAGCCCAGCCACTCTTCCAGCCACAGAGGACCCACCCTGCTTGTCCCGGCTAAAGCCAGTGTCTCCAGGCACCATTACGTGTCCTCTGAGAACACCAGGCAGCTTGCTGAAGGACTCTAAAATCCCTATTAGCATCAAACATCTCTCCAACCTTCCATCCAGCCACCCGGTGGTGCACCAGCAACCAGCCAGGAGTGAGGTGCCCAGAACAAAAATCCCTGTTTCCAAAGTGCTGGTCCGCAGGGTCAGCAACCGGGGCTTGGCTGGGACCACCATCAGGGCAGCAGCATGCCATGACAGTGCCAAAAAGTTGTGA
- the Amer2 gene encoding APC membrane recruitment protein 2 isoform X2 — protein METGWSRGGGGAAVSERGGARAGVCRRQEQAGALAADMDSHCECAAETPAAEPPSGKINKAAFKLFKKRKSGGTMPSIFGVKNKGDGKSSGPAGMVRSRTHDGLAEVLVLEGSKKEEPPGGSDHSGARPIPGPPKASGPGLGSLASSSVAKSHSFFSLLKKNGRSETGKGDQAEASKAGGKQKRGLKGIFSSMRWHRRDKRGKEEEEKAARAAGPGSLVLPGSLTASLECVKEEPPRAARRPDSPGQDAPRQAAGCGDIIADPEEEAGPSCDKHAPGPGKPVLSKKNPSVVAYQGGGEEMASPDEVDDTYLPEFWDMLSQTEDQGQGTQEGAAKAATASDTKLPPETSNDARCGEAAKDVSSVKRRRLHRIPNESQQKEEPKHPEKEHQEGVPNSDEGYWDSTTPGPEEESINNSSSSKKVVVPRDSNSGDALCDLYVEPETSPATLPATEDPPCLSRLKPVSPGTITCPLRTPGSLLKDSKIPISIKHLSNLPSSHPVVHQQPARSEVPRTKIPVSKVLVRRVSNRGLAGTTIRAAACHDSAKKL, from the exons ATGGAGACAGGCTGgagccgcggcggcggcggcgcggctGTCAGCGAGCGCGGCGGCGCGCGCGCGGGGGtctgcaggaggcaggagcaggccgGGGCCCTCGCTGCAGACATGGACTCGCATTGTGAGTGCGCCGCGGAGACGCCCGCCGCAGAGCCGCCGTCGGGGAAGATCAATAAGGCTGCGTTCAAGTTATTCAAGAAGAGGAAATCGGGGGGCACCATGCCTAGCATTTTTGGGGTCAAAAACAAAGGGGATGGGAAGAGCTCGGGGCCGGCGGGGATGGTGAGAAGCAGGACCCACGACGGACTAGCCGAGGTGCTGGTGCTAGAGGGCAGCAAGAAGGAGGAGCCGCCGGGCGGGAGCGATCACAGCGGGGCCCGGCCGATCCCCGGACCCCCCAAAGCCTCCGGGCCTGGCCTGGGCTCCCTGGCCAGTAGCTCGGTGGCCAAGTCCCACAGCTTCTTCTCCCTGCTGAAAAAGAACGGGCGATCAGAGACCGGCAAGGGAGACCAAGCCGAGGCAAGCAAGGCTGGCGGCAAACAAAAGAGGGGGTTGAAAGGGATCTTCAGCAGCATGCGCTGGCACCGGAGGGACAAGCGcggcaaggaggaggaggagaaggcggCGCGCGCGGCGGGCCCGGGCAGCCTGGTCCTGCCCGGCTCGCTCACCGCCAGCCTGGAGTGCGTCAAGGAGGAGCCGCCCCGAGCCGCGCGCCGTCCGGACAGCCCGGGCCAGGACGCCCCGCGACAAGCAGCAG GCTGTGGAGATATTATTGCAGACCCAGAAGAAGAGGCAGGCCCCAGCTGTGACAAGCATGCCCCCGGGCCAGGCAAGCCAGTTCTCTCTAAAAAGAACCCCAGCGTGGTGGCCTAccaaggaggaggggaggagatggCCAGCCCGGATGAGGTGGACGACACCTATCTCCCGGAATTCTGGGACATGTTGTCCCAGACGGAGGACCAAGGGCAAGGAACCCAAGAGGGCGCAGCGAAGGCAGCCACTGCTTCGGACACCAAGTTGCCCCCTGAGACCTCCAATGATGCTCGGTGTGGGGAAGCAGCCAAGGATGTGTCCTCGGTCAAGCGTAGGAGGCTCCACAGGATTCCCAATGAGTCCCAGCAGAAGGAGGAGCCCAAACATCCGGAGAAGGAGCATCAAGAAGGTGTCCCTAACAGTGATGAGGGCTACTGGGACTCCACCACTCCTGGCCCAGAAGAAGAGAGcatcaacaacagcagcagcagcaagaaggtGGTCGTCCCCAGGGATAGCAACAGTGGTGATGCCCTCTGCGATCTCTACGTTGAACCTGAAACAAGCCCAGCCACTCTTCCAGCCACAGAGGACCCACCCTGCTTGTCCCGGCTAAAGCCAGTGTCTCCAGGCACCATTACGTGTCCTCTGAGAACACCAGGCAGCTTGCTGAAGGACTCTAAAATCCCTATTAGCATCAAACATCTCTCCAACCTTCCATCCAGCCACCCGGTGGTGCACCAGCAACCAGCCAGGAGTGAGGTGCCCAGAACAAAAATCCCTGTTTCCAAAGTGCTGGTCCGCAGGGTCAGCAACCGGGGCTTGGCTGGGACCACCATCAGGGCAGCAGCATGCCATGACAGTGCCAAAAAGTTGTGA